A window from Musa acuminata AAA Group cultivar baxijiao chromosome BXJ3-10, Cavendish_Baxijiao_AAA, whole genome shotgun sequence encodes these proteins:
- the LOC103968435 gene encoding uncharacterized protein LOC103968435, whose product MAMCLRRALQSRSLLLLRAPRCVVALSPSSYVSPRDPALEEVSVLGIRGGFFRVGSDYSLGSRRGFAKGKKSKDDNNDEKIQVDPNFGPTVKSTTLSQMEAAIVALSRELSKLRTGRASAGMLDHILVETGGAKMPLNHVAVVSVIDSKTLSVTPYDPTALKAVESAIISSPLGLNPTPDGQRLIAAIPPLTKENMQALCKVVTKSSEDVKQSIRRARQKAQDSIKKVAAGFPKDDIKRLEKEIEEMTKRFVKTADDMCKAKEKEITNS is encoded by the exons ATGGCGATGTGTCTTCGGAGAGCTCTCCAGTCGAGGAGCCTTCTCCTCCTCCGAGCTCCTCGTTGTGTCGTCGCTCTGTCGCCCTCGTCGTACGTCTCTCCTCGCGATCCCGCACTGGAGGAGGTGTCCGTTCTCGGCATTCGTGGCGGCTTCTTCCGTGTAGGTTCCGACTACTCGTTGGGAAGTCGGAGGGGCTTCGCTAAGGGAAAGAAGTCAA AGGATGACAACAACGACGAGAAGATTCAGGTTGATCCTAACTTCGGTCCAACGGTGAAGTCAACCACTCTTTCACAGATGGAGGCTGCAATTGTTGCTTTATCGCGGGAGTTAAGTAAACTCAGGACTGGAAGAGCATCTGCTG GAATGCTTGATCATATCCTGGTAGAAACAGGTGGTGCAAAGATGCCTCTGAATCATGTTGCTGTTGTTTCAGTCATAGACTCAAAGACTCTCTCAGTGACACCTTATGATCCCACT GCTTTGAAGGCAGTAGAGAGTGCAATAATTTCGTCACCATTGGGTTTAAATCCAACGCCTGATGGCCAACGATTAATTGCAGCAATTCCAcc ACTCACAAAGGAGAACATGCAG GCACTCTGCAAGGTAGTCACAAAATCTTCTGAAGATGTTAAACAAAGTATCAGAAGAGCACGTCAGAAG GCACAGGATTCTATAAAAAAGGTGGCTGCAGGATTCCCAAAAGACGATATAAAGAGGCTTGAGAAGGAG ATCGAGGAGATGACCAAGCGCTTTGTGAAGACCGCGGATGATATGTGCAAGGCGAAGGAGAAAGAAATCACCAATAGCTGA